A window of Vigna unguiculata cultivar IT97K-499-35 chromosome 4, ASM411807v1, whole genome shotgun sequence contains these coding sequences:
- the LOC114180605 gene encoding glycine-rich cell wall structural protein 1.0-like → MGCSWGGGSTIEASASVGPEEARILGEGTDDGKGIAAATKGEEEGCGNTTGGGMGTITGGGVGTITEGGVGTIGRRGVGTKGGRGVGTIRGGGVGTITTGGVGTITGGGVGTLTGGGVASTIGTDEDGNGVAATPWEVDCKAALCVSARVDGVDVDGLARGTFIR, encoded by the coding sequence ATGGGTTGTTCATGGGGAGGAGGGTCAACAATAGAAGCATCTGCATCAGTGGGACCAGAAGAGGCAAGAATACTAGGTGAAGGGActgatgatggaaaaggtataGCAGCAGCAACAAAGGGTGAGGAAGAAGGTTGTGGTAACACAACAGGGGGTGGCATGGGCACCATCACGGGAGGTGGTGTGGGTACCATAACAGAAGGTGGTGTGGGTACCATAGGAAGGCGTGGTGTGGGTACCAAAGGAGGGCGTGGTGTGGGTACCATAAGAGGAGGTGGTGTGGGTACAATCACAACAGGTGGTGTGGGTACCATTACAGGAGGTGGTGTGGGTACCTTAACAGGAGGTGGTGTGGCATCTACAATAGGAACGGATGAGGATGGTAATGGTGTGGCTGCAACACCTTGGGAGGTTGACTGTAAGGCTGCACTATGTGTGTCAGCAAGAGTGGATGGAGTGGATGTGGATGGTCTTGCAAGAGGAACTTTTATCAGGTAG